From the Callithrix jacchus isolate 240 chromosome 22, calJac240_pri, whole genome shotgun sequence genome, the window GTGTCCTCTAGTGCACAACTTCTTCTACTGATGCCTATAGAACACCTGCAGAGATGAATCACCTGAAGCCTTTGTATATATTGTCACCGAGGAACTAGTGACTCTGAACCTCTGGGGAGATGCGAGAgggatgagattttttttttttttttttgagacggagtcttgctctgtcaccagactggagtgcagtggtgagatctcagctcactgcaacctctgcctcctgggttcaagtgattctccggcctcagcctcccaagtagctgggattacaggtgcatgccatctcgcccagctaatttttgtatttttagtagacaccaaTTTGATCTGTGCACATTATACAAATGTATTACATTATCACATGTATCCTGAAACAATGTCCATCTTTTATGCAtcgatacaaaaataaaaaatagccaggtgtggtggcatgcacctgtagtcccagctacttggcaggctgagtcgagaggatcgcttgagcccaggagttcgaggctacagtgagctgtgatcataccactgcacttgagcccgggtgacagagagactgtctcaaaaatcaattaGTCAATCAATCCAAAAAGAATTCAAGTCCAGATGGTCTGATTCCAAAACAATCACCCTGAACCATTTGATCTCTGGTCTCAGGTATTCGAAGATATTGGTCAtaccgggcacagtggcatacctgtaatcccagcactttgggaggcaaagactgGCAGATCAactgagaccaagagtttgagaccagcctggccaacatggtgaaaccccatctctactaagaatacaaaacttaggtgggcgcagtggctcatgcctgtaatccctgcacattgggaggccgaagtgggtggatcacttgaggttgggagtttgagaccagcctgaccaacatggagaaaccccgtctctactaaaaatacaaaatataagccaggtatggtggtgggcacctgtaatcccagctactcttgaggcagaggcaggagaatcacttgaacctgggaggcggaggttgtggtgagccaagatcacaccattgcactccagcctaggcaacaggagagaaactccatctcaaaaaaaaaaaaaaacattagctgggtatggtgctgggcgcttgtaatcccagctactcagggctgaggcaggagaatcatgtgaacccaggaagtggaggttacagtgagccaagattgtgccattgcactccagcctgggcaacaggagagaaactgcatctgaaaaaaaaaaaaaaatagctgggtatggtgctgggcgcctgtaatcccagctactcagggctgaggcaggagaatcatgtgaacccaggaagtggaggttacagtgagccaagattgtgccattgtactccagcctgggcaacaagagctaaactccatctcaaaacaaacaaacaaaaaaaaacaaagacattggCCAGGCTTTCTAGGCttctctttacttctttctccCTGACATATTCCAGTAGTGTTGGCCGAAAGCAGAAAGACATCAATGGAAAGACGGTATCCTAGGTATCAGTTTCCTCAAAGCCTTCAACATGTCcttgtttctcaggctgtagATGAAGGGATTCAGCATGGGGGCGACCACGGTATACATCACTGATGCTGTCACACCCTTCCTGGAGGAGTGGGTCTCTGCAGAACTAAGGTACACCCCAAACCCTGTTCCATAGAACAAGGAAACGATGATCAAGTGTGACCCGCAGATGGAGAAAGCTTTATACTTTCCACTGGCTGATGGAATTTTCACGACAGAGGAGACGATTCCTGTGTAAGAGAAAATTATCCCAGAGAGAGGAACGACCCCTAGCAGACTGGTGACTAAATACACCAAGATGTTATTGATGAGGATATCGGAACAGGCAAGCTTGAGAATATGAGCCAGTTCACAGAAAAAGTGGGGGATTTCCAGGTCTGTGCAGAAGGTCAGCCGTAGTGCCATCAACGTGTGCAGAAGAGCGTCCAGAAGGCTAATGATAAAGGacagcagaagcagcagcccaCAGAACTTGGGGTTCATGATGACCTTGTACCTCAGTGGGTGACAGATGGCCACAAATCGATCATAAGCCATCATGACCAGAACTCCGTTTTCCAATCCAGCAAAACCCAGGACAAAGCAGATTTGGGTGAGACAGCCGGTGTGACTGATGGATTGAGTCTGTGCCTGGATATTCACCAGCATCTTGGGCACTGTGGTGGAGGTTAAACCAATGTCGAcagaggacaggaaggagaggaagaagtacATGGGGGTGTGGAGGCGGGAGTCAGAGCTGACGGCCAAGATGATGAGCAGGTTCCCCAGCACCGTGACCAGGTACATGGACAGGAACAGCTCAAAGAGGATGGGCTGCAGCTCTGGATCACCTGTCAATCCCAAGAGAAGGAATTCTGGAGTGTCTGAGAAGTTTCCTGCCTTCATGTTGTTGATGAGTCTGATGGAAAAGATGGGAGtgctaagaaaacaaaacaagagtaaAGTCTTTAATCTTGTCTGTATCATCAAATCCAAAATGGTtagaaattaaatactttttttcctgcctctttctcctttctttcctttcctttcttttttctttctccttctttctctttcttttttctttcccttccttcctttctctttctttctctctctccctacctcctcccccctttctccctcctttttccttccttcctttccttctttctttctctttattttttcttttcttccttcctttttcttctttctttctttcccttccgggaaatcttggcttgctgcaacctccacctcctggcttaggtaggagaatcacttgaacataggaggcagaggatgcagtggagactacaccaccgcactccagcctggtgacagagtgagactttgtcttaaaaaaaaaaaaatgcaaaccttctttcctccttctctccctcctctttctccttcctcctttctttctttcttcttccttccttctctctttctttctttccctttcttcttttttccttccttctctttctttccttctgtttctttcttttcatctttctttctccttccttcctccctcccttttctctttctttttttcttcctttcttccttcttcctctttctttctttactctcttttctttttttactttcttttctttctttctctctttcttctttgcagTCTCTGAATTGGCATGaacatagttcactgtagcctcatccttctgggctccagcaatcctcctgtctcagcctcccaaagtgccaggattataggcccgagccaccatgcccacccttcCTATTATTTCTGGTGCAGCCCCTGGTGCAGGCAAACCCTGAGCCTCGGCACTGATTCCTGGAGGTGTCCCACGTGAATTAGCACCAAGCCTTTCCTATTCTCTCTGGCTTATCCAGATTCTTGAAAATTGACCCTGGTGCCCCCAAAACAGGAAGTAAAGAATTGATGCATGCTGGCAATGTCAAAACATCTGCCTGCTATTCTCATAAACCCATAAGTTAAGGAAATTCTGTAATAATGACTCAAGAGTTGGGGCAAACCAATTACAGAATCACAACATGTGAACAGTTGAATGGTACAGTGAGCCCAGCTCAGCCCTTCGCTTCACAAATGGAGGccctggccagacacagtggctcacacctatagtcccagcactttgggaggctgaggcagacgggtcactcaaagccaggagtttgagatcatcctgaacaaaatagcaagacccccatctctacttaaaattaaaaaaaattaaatttaaaaatagccaggcacagtggtacatgtctgtagtcccagctacttgagaggctgaggtgagaggatcacttgaacccaggagttggaggctgtctGAGCTTTGAtagggccactgtactccagtctgggcaacagagcaagactctgcctcttaaaataaacacacaaacaaaaacaaaatccaggcCCCCAACCAAGAGTTGGCTTTCACTGGAGAAAGACAAGCGATTATAAAAGCTTCAACCATTGGTGCATAAAATTTGGactcagggccaggtgtggtgactcatgcctctaatcccagcacttttggaggccaaggcggatggatcacaagatcaggtgtttgagaccagcctggccaacatagtgaaacctcgtctttactaaaaaaatacaaaaattagcagaccgtggtggcgggtgcctataatcccagccacttgggaggctgaggcaatagaattgcttgaacccgggaggtggaggttgcagtgagctgagattttgccactgcactccagggtggtgacagaatgaaactccatctcaaaaagcaaagaaaggaagaaaacaaaacgtGGACTCAGAGAGTCGTCAGTTCAGTCATGAATGCCTCAATTGTGAATGGATCTGTGACATCGGAAGGTCCATGAACCTCTCTAGCAGACTCAAGTTTCTCACTTCTCTAATGGGAACTGCTATAAAAATGTACGGGGGTGTTGCAGGGATGAAAAATGAGTAGATGCTAGGATAGATGTATCCTACACAGCGCTCAGGGGACCTGCagtgactttattattattactacttgttgagacagagccttgctctgacgcccaggctggagtgcaatgctgtgatctcgactcactgcaacctccacctcctggattcaagcaaatctctgcctcagcctccccattagctggaattacaggtgtgtgccaccacccccagctaatttttgtagttttagtagagacggggtttcaccatgttggcctggctggtggtcttgaactcctgacctcaggtgattcacccgccttgtcctcccaaagtgctgggattacagacgtgaaccaccatgcttggccagatTCCTTTTGAAGGGACTAATTCATACCTAGGTGGGGAAAACGTCCCTTGAATTTAAAAGACAGAATGAGAGCTAAAAATAACGAAATCTGGTTGCAAATTATATGAAAACAAGGAAGTAAATATATCAAGAAAAGGGTCACAGATTAGTTTGGAATCTCACTTACAATTCCACTGAAGGGTCTCTTACCTTATGGTTGTCCTccagatagcatgggaagaaagaaaaaaaaaacttgttctaTTTCTCACAGCATTTATTTGGGGCATTTCAGATTATCTTGAAGACATCAGTGAGGAATTCTCCATTTTTTCTTggaaaactgaaagaagaaatggaagatcTGTCCCCAAGAAGGGCAGATGAACCAAGTAAGGCAACACACTTTTGGGCAAGAGGGATCATCTCTGGAACAATACTCAGGTGTGATGTTTCCTGACTGAGTGGGGCTGTTGAGTGGTGTGGTCACAGGTAGATTATTTGCAGTCTCTGTGGCCCCTAGGAGCTTAATTTTCAAAGCTGCTCATTAGCCAAATGTGTACAGCACTCTTATTGCTTCCCCTAATGCAGCTCGAATCTTTAATGAGTGAGCACAGATCAGATGTGAACACAAAGGGGGAATTCCTGGATGGCTGACTTCCTGATCCCAAGAGACAAGCCATGTGTCATCCTCTTCCTACCACATTTCCTCTTACCCTGAGGGTATCTCATTCTTGGACCCTAGGATCTGACCTCAGGGGAGCTGGTGAAATCCTCCTTAGAGAGAATCCTACCTTTCTCTGAGTCAGagattgcttttttaatttttttatttttttagattgagtcttgctctgcatccaggctagagtacagtggtgcaatctcggcttactgcaacctccacctcccaggttcaagcaattctcctgcctcagcctcccaaatagctggaattacaagtgctcACCACCGCACCTGTGTGGGGGTCCAGCACGTCTGCTGGGGGGCTTCCgaccagcggagagcctcagccccactcaagtgttcttaacctggaagagggagtgcgcggaagaaaagatagatagagagcagggtctggaggactgccaggcaatgccggagcaagaagtgccaagacagcaagttcatctgtgcaaactacaggttatatacctttcagtgtttgaggagtgacgtacattccattgtatcttgaaataaaatcaagaacaaaaatcacaagaaaaggggtacagaaagtatgactcttaatcaaagggtgtacagcaaagggacaataaagcttgcaaaaaggggatcataaatctaaattgtgtttttctaaaatcagttaagcaagcaagtaagattgttaacaaggtatagctggacctttctaaatgtcattctaaccttgcctattcatataggatcatatgcaaacaatatgattgagttagcagaggtaaatgaagtcatacagttattgtgcagaaaaggaactaggaggcacacaatgtctacccatacaatgtctcattagaccacaaggcctgagctcagccattctgttgcaaatgtcagaagcaaagattgatgtttataaaatcagtgcaaccagacttcctcctttcccttagctcaacagcctccaggagaggagaaacgtgtatgggctcaagctcaagatggcgagggtcctgtcaagggcccttcgcaggagcgatccccacacgcctgtctgattttggtatttttagtagggatggggtttcaccatgttggccaggctggtctcaaattcctgacctcaagtcatccaccagcctcagcctcccaaagtgctgggattacaggtgtgagccaccatacccagcccagagATTGCTATTGAAGGACTAGCAAACCAAAGTAGTGTAAGGCTCCATGGAGACACTTGGGGATGCAGAGAGTGTACCATGAGATCATGTCCAGAAAGTTAGGCTAAGAAATGTTTCTCTTAAAACCCCTGCATGAATAAGGCTAGATAAATTATAGATAAGAGATAGCAAAGAAACCAGACAATTTGCTGGTTACTTGGACAGGTTTTCAGGGGTTGCCTGAAAAATAGGCATAAAAACCAACCTTCTTAAAGAGAGCACCAAAAAAGCCTGACCtgcctgggcaaggtggctcatgcctataatcacagcactttgggatgccaaggcaagcagatcacttgaggtcaggagttcaagaccagcctggccaacatggcaaatccctgtctctactaaaaattaaaaaaaaaaaatagctgggcatgatggtacatgcctgtaatatcagctacgtgggaggctgagg encodes:
- the OR7G3 gene encoding olfactory receptor 7G3, with protein sequence MKAGNFSDTPEFLLLGLTGDPELQPILFELFLSMYLVTVLGNLLIILAVSSDSRLHTPMYFFLSFLSSVDIGLTSTTVPKMLVNIQAQTQSISHTGCLTQICFVLGFAGLENGVLVMMAYDRFVAICHPLRYKVIMNPKFCGLLLLLSFIISLLDALLHTLMALRLTFCTDLEIPHFFCELAHILKLACSDILINNILVYLVTSLLGVVPLSGIIFSYTGIVSSVVKIPSASGKYKAFSICGSHLIIVSLFYGTGFGVYLSSAETHSSRKGVTASVMYTVVAPMLNPFIYSLRNKDMLKALRKLIPRIPSFH